AGAGGATTCGCGGGTTGCAGATCAGTGAAGCCAATGACGGCGTTGACGGTCTGAAAAAACTTTCCGCCGAACGTTTTGACCTGATTTTCACTGACATCAACATGCCGATCATGGATGGCCTGAAGCTGGTCTCACTGGTGAGGAACGATCCCGGCTACAAGGATGTGCCGATTGTCATCATCACCACCGAGGGGGCCAACGAGGATCGTGAACGGGCCCTGGCTCTGGGTGCCAACGAATATATCACCAAGCCGATCCAGACGACCAAGATCATGGACGCCGCCCGGCGTCTGCTGCCGCTTACGGTTTAGCCGGGATTGCGCCGTTGGGCTTGACAACCGGCCCGACTGTCGAGTTAAATAGCCGAAATCCCCGGCGGGCAACAGCACCGCCGGTTTGCAAGGAGGAACAATTGGCCAAAGAAGAAGCCATCGAAGTTGAAGGGGAAGTTGTTGAACCGCTTCCCAATGCCATGTTTCGGGTCAAGCTCGAAAACGGTCATGTCGTTCTGGCCCATATTTCCGGAAAAATGCGCAAATATTATATCCGCATTCTCCCCGGGGACCGGGTCACGGTTGAACTTTCCCCCTACGACCTCACCCGTGGACGGATAACCTACCGGGAAAAATAATCCGTGGCCTGTACCGGGCTCCGGGTTCGTTATGGTCATCATGCCGGGTGGTGGAATCGCCCGGCTGAAACGGAAAAGCCGGCTTGTGCCGGTTTTCCTTTTTACGGCGACCGCGGCGGCTGGAAAATCCAGGGCTGCGGACGTGTCCTGGTCAACACGGGTGATAAGTCAGGATCTATTCAGGAGGACGTATGCAAGAGCGCTATGATGCCGGCGCCATCGAACAGAAGTGGCAGGCCCATTGGGAGAAAACCGGAGCCTTCAAGGCGGAGATGGATCCGTCCCGACCGAAGTACTACCTGCTTGAAATGTTTCCCTATCCTTCAGGCCGGATTCATATGGGGCATGTCCGCAACTATTCCATCGGTGACGTGGTCGCTCGTTTCAAGGCCCTGCAGGGTTTCAACGTGCTGCACCCGATGGGCTGGGATGCCTTCGGCATGCCGGCGGAAAATGCCGCCATTCAGCATGGCACCCATCCGGCCAGGTGGACCTGGGAAAATATCGACAACATGCGTTCCCAGCTCAGGAAAATGGGGCTGTCGTATGACTGGAGCCGGGAGTTCGCAACCTGCGATGAGGAGTATTATCGCTGGGAACAGCTGATTTTCCTGCGCATGCTGGAGCGTGGGCTGGCCTACAAGAAAAGTTCGACCGTCAACTGGTGTCCCACCTGCCGGACCGTGCTGGCCAATGAACAGGTCGAGGATGATTGCTGCTGGCGTTGCGACTCGGAGGTCGAGGGAAAAGAACTGGAACAGTGGTTCTTCAAGATCACCGATTACGCCCAGGAACTGCTGGACGAAATCGACAACCTCAAGGGCTGGCCCGATTCGGTTCTGACCATGCAGCGCAACTGGATCGGTCGCAGTGTCGGTTGTGAAATCAATTTCCCCCTTGAGGGCAGTGAAAAATCGATTCGTGTCTTTACCACCCGCCAGGACACTCTCTATGGCGCCACCTTCATGAGTCTTGCGCCCGAACACCCGATGGCGGCAGAGCTGGTGACAGCCGAGCATGAACAGGAGGTTGCCGCCTTTATCGCCAAGGTGCGTAAACAGGATAAAAACAAGCGTACCGCCGACGATTACGAAAAAGAGGGTGTCTTTACCGGCAGTTACTGTGTCAATCCAGTCAGCGGCCGCCGGATGCCGGTTTTCCTGGCCAATTTCGTTTTGATGGACTACGGCACCGGAGCGGTGATGGCGGTGCCGACTCATGACCAGCGTGATTTCGAGTTCGCCCGCAAGTACGATCTGCCGCTGGTGGTCGTGATCCAGCCGGAGGGTGATGCGCTCGTTCCGGAACAGATGGAAGCAGCCTGGACCGGATCCGGTCGGCTGGTCAATTCAGACCGATTTGACGGTCTGGACAACGAGGCGGCCAAGGAACAAATCGCCGATTATCTGACCGCCGAAGGGATCGGCAAGGCGACGGTGAATTTCCGGCTGCGCGACTGGGGTGTCTCCCGCCAGCGCTACTGGGGTACCCCGATTCCGATCATCTACTGTGACGATTGCGGTACGGTACCGGTTCCGGAAAAGGATCTGCCGGTTGTCCTGCCGCAGGATGTGGAATTGACCGGGGAAGGGGGCAGCCCTCTCGCCCGGACCGAATCCTTCACGGCCGTGCCCTGCCCGCAATGCGGCAAGACCGCCCGGCGGGAGACCGACACCTTCGATACGTTTGTCGAATCCTCCTGGTATTTTGCCCGTTACGCTTCCCCGCGGGAGCAGGAAGCTCCTCTCGATAAGGAGCAGGTCAAGTACTGGCTGCCGGTTGATCAGTATATCGGCGGGGTCGAGCATGCCGTCATGCACCTGCTCTATGCCCGTTTCTTCACCAAAATTCTCCGTGACCTGAAATTTGTCGAGGGTGGTTTCAATGAGCCGTTCACCAACCTGCTGACCCAGGGAATGGTCTGCATGGAGACCCGCTCCTGCCCCGAGCACGGCTGGCTCTACCCCGAGCAGGTCGCAGACGGCAAGTGCAGTCAGTGTGGTCAGCCGGCGGTGGTTGGACGCACCGAGAAGATGAGCAAGTCGAAGATGAATGTCGTTGACCCCGACCATTTGATTGCCCGCTACGGAGCCGATACCGCGCGACTGTTTTCACTTTTCGCCGCTCCCCCGGAAAAAGACCTGGAGTGGAATGAGCAGGGGGTTGAGGGCTGCTACCGGTTCCTCAACCGGGTCTGGCGGGCGGTCTTTGATCATGTCGAACTGCTGCGGCAGGCCGGAGAGCCCGAGGATCTGCCCGGAGCGCCGCGTGACCTTCGTCGACAGACCCACCGCACCATCAAGAAGGTGACCGAGGATGTCGATGGCCGCTTCCACTTCAATACCGCCATCGCCGCGATTATGGAACTGGTCAACGCCATCTACGCGTTCAAGCAAGCGCAGCAGGCCCCGGGTGTGATGAAGGAAGCCCTGGAAACGGTGGTCCGCCTGCTCAACCCCTTCGTTCCGCATATCGCTGCCGAGCTCTGGTGCTGCCTCGGCCATGACGAGGAACTCAATTCCCTCGGTTGGCCGGCATGGGATGAAGCGGCGCTGGTCGAGGAGCAGAAGCAGATTGTCGTTCAGGTCAATGGCAAGGTGCGCGGCAAGGTGCTGGTGGCCGCCGACGCCGACCAGGCAAGCGTGGAACAGGCGGCCCTTAAGGAAGATAACGTGGCCCGTTTTCTGGAAGGAAAGACGGTGCGCAAGGTGATCGTTGTCCCGGGACGGCTGGTCAACGTGGTGGCGAATTGAAGTTCGTTCCGGTCAGAGCATTGTTGCTGGGGGCGTTGCTGCTCTGTCTGCTGGCCGCCGGATGCGGATACCGGTTTCGCGGCCAGGGCAACAGCCTGCCGGGCGGGGTCCATTCGGTTTATATCGAGATGTTTGTCAACCGGACCACCGAGCCGTTTCTTGAAAATCGTCTGACCAACGCCGTAACCCGCCGTTTTGCCCGCAAGAGAGAGGTTGAGGTCGCCGCCCATCGTAGCGGGGCGGAGGCCGTGCTTTCAGGGGAGATCACCGTATACGAGACCGAACCGATTTCCTACGATCGTAACGATAAAGTTACAGAATATCGTTCCATTATGACAGTTACCGTGGTTCTGAGTCGCCTCGACAGCGGGAAGACGCTCTGGAAAGGGACCCTCTCCTGGTCGGAAGAGTATCTGGCTGATGCCGACAAGGCGATTCAGGATGACCGCGAGCTGGCGGCTGAGGTTCAGATCAGTGATCGATTGTCGGACGAGATCCTGTCGCACCTGCTGGAAAACTTTTAAGGTTGTCCGCGATGAAAACCGCTGAATTGCGCCAGGCACTGGAAAAAGGATCCTGCCCGCCGTTGATCTGCCTGTTCGGTGAGGAAACCTTTCGCCGTGACCAGGTGCTGCAGATGATCATCGACCGGGTTGTTCCCGAAGACGCGAGGGATTTCAACCTGGCGGTTTTCCAGGGGAAGGAAGCCTCCGGACAGGCCATGCTTGAGCAGTTGCAGACCCTGCCTGTCTTTTCCCCCCGCCGTCTGGTACTGGTCAAGGATTTTTCGGCGGTGCCGGCCGCCGAAAGTGAAAAACTCCTTGATTATCTCGTCGCGCCGCTCTCGGAAACAATTCTGGTGCTGGTCGCGGACAAGATTGATCGTCGCCGCAAGTTCTTTCAGGTTTTCGGCAAGAAGGGCGTCCTGATCGAGTTCAAGCCCCTTTACCCGAACCAGATTCCCGCCTTTGTTGAACAGCAGGTTCTGGCTGCCGGTAAACGCATGACCGAAGACGCGATGGCTTTTTTCTGCCGCCGGGTCGGAACCAACCTGCAGGAAATTCATGGGGAGTTGGAAAAACTCTGCAGTTATCTCGGAGACCGCAACCTGGTCGATGTCGATGATGTTCGCGCGGTGGTTTCCGATATCCGGGCCGACAGTGTCTTCGACCTGACCAATGCCCTGGGCAAAAAACAGACCAGCGAAGCTCTGCGGCTGCTCGGCCGGTTGCTGGCGGATGGCATGGCTCCGGTGCTGGTCCTCAGCATGATGGTGCGCCACTTCCGCCAGTTGTGGAAGACCAGTGAATTGCTGGCGCAGGGCGGGGGGCGCAAGGACATTGCTGCCGCAATCAGGGTGAACCCCTATTTTGTCGATGGATTGATTCGTCAGGCGCGACAATTCCGGACGGCTCAATTTGAGGCCTGGTTTGAACTTTTTCTGGAGGCCGATCTGAAACTCAAATCGAGCGGCAGTAATCCCCGGGCGATTCTGGAAGCGCTGGTGATGAAACTGGCCACCTGAGCCCGGCAGCAGCAGGCCGATTCAGGAGGACAAAAAAAGGCCCCGAAGACGGGGCCTTTTCAATTCTGGTCAACTGATTGCGCTTCAGGACGCCGACATGGCGTTGACCAACCGGGTCAGGCGGGAGATCTTGCGGCTGGCAGTCGCCTTATGGATGACGCCCTTGGTGGCCGCCTTGTCGATATAGGGAACGGCTTTGGCCAGGCTGGCCTGTGCCGCTTCCGGGTCGCCCGCCGCGACGGCGGTCCGGACCTGCTTGACAAGGGTTCGCATGGTGGAACGGATATGGGTGTTACGGGCATTGCGGATCTGATTCTGGCGGTTGCGCTTCAGCGCGGACTTGTGATTAGCCAATTGGGCCTCCTGTGACAAGCATTGTTTTCTTCAGTGGCCGTTTTATATCACCGGCACCCCCCTTCGTCAAGATAAAAACTGTCAAATGTTAAATAGAAAATACCACAAAAACAAGTAGTTGAATTGCGAATGTCGAGGATTAATAAAAAATAATCCCAGCGACTGATGGTCCTCTTGTCCTGTCCGGCGATATCGCGCCGGAGGAAGTCGTTGCCAGCGCAAAATCCCTGTGTTAATCCTTGCGCCATGACTGATCGCCAACAAATCACCCGATCCACCGGTATCCTCGGCGCGGCCACCGGGCTCAGCCGTATCGGCGGACTGGTTCGTGATGTGGTTGTGGCCGGTCTCTTCGGTGCCGGTTTCGCCACCGACGCCTTTTTCATGGCTTTCACCATCCCCAACCTGCTGCGCCGGTTCTTTGCCGAAGGGTCTCTGACCGCTGCCTTTGTCCCCACTTACAGCGAGATCTATCACCTGCAGGGGGAGGACGAGGCCCGCCGGGTGGCCAATATCTGCTGGACCCTGCTGACCCTGGTCATGGCGGTGGTGGTCGCGGCAGGGATTTTCGCCTCTCCCTGGCTGGTCGGTGCCATCGGTCACGGGTTTGCCGCCACACCGGGCAAATTGGCCCTGACCGATATGCTCAACCGGTTGATGTTTCCCTACATTTTCTTTGTCAGCCTGTTGGCGCTGGCAACCGGCATTCTCAACGTCCGCGGTCATTTTTTCCTGCCGGCGGTTTCACCGCTGGTACTCAATCTTTCGATGATTACCAGCGGGCTGCTGTTTTCCGGCTGGTGTGATCCGCCGATTCTGTCACTGGCGTTCGGGGTTATTCTCGGTGGCCTGCTGCAGTTGTTGATGCAGATTCCCGTTCTGCGCCGGCATCGCCAACTGCCGAAACCCGATTTTCATTTTTTCGATCCGGCGGTCAGGAAAATCACCCGGTTGATGATCCCGGGCCTGTTCGGTGTCGCCATCTATCAGGTCAACGTCATTATCACCCGACTTCTGGCCTCGTTTCTCCCGGAGGGGAGCGTCAGTTATCTTTATTACGGACAGCGTTTGTTCGAGTTCCCGCAGGGGATTTTTATCGTTTCACTGGCCCAGGCGGTGCTGCCGACATTGAGCCGTCAGGCGGCGGAAAATGATCGGCCGGCTCTGGCCGAGTCGGTCCGTTTTGCCCTGATGCTGATGCTGGTCGGTATCCTGCCGGCAACCGTCGGCCTGATTCTCTGCGCCGAACCGGTCTACAGCCTTTTTTTCATGCGCGGTCAGTTCGGCAGCAACGCCGTTCATCAATCGGCCCTGGCCCTGGCGGCCTACGCGCCGGGATTGCTCTGCGTCGGTTTCAGCCGGGTGCTGGCTCCGACCTTTTACGCGCTCAAGGACACCCGGACCCCGGTGCTGATTTCCTTCTGGACCCTGCTGATCAACGTCGGGCTCGGATTGCTGCTGATGGGGCCCATGCGCCATGTCGGGCTGGCGCTGGCTCTGTCCGTCGCCTCGCTGTTCAATGCCCTGCTGCTGGGGGGCGTGCTGCTGCGGCGGTTGCCTGAACTGAACCTCCGGCCGATGTTGCCGGCACTGATGAAACTGATTGTCCCGGTCATGGTGATGGGACTGGCCGTCTGGAGCATTCTCGGCAGCGTTGACTGGCTGCAGCCGGGCAACCTGCTCCACAAGGGGGTTGTCCTCACGCTGGCGGTGACGGCCGGTCTGCTGCTCTATGGCGGTGGTTGTCTGCTGTTCAGAGTGGAGGGGGCCGACCGGGTCGGGGAGATCATCCGCAGGAAGTTGTTCAGGGGGAAGGGGTGAAGCCCGCCCTGTTGCCGGGATGTCGCCGCAGGTTGACAGCCGGGAGGCTGCAGCGGCGGTCGGGCTTCTCGGAAAACGTTTTCAGCCGGATTTAACCAGCGGTCATCCCCAACTGCCGCAACGCCTCGTAGGCGACGATTCCGGCAGCCGTTGAGAGATTCAGGCTGCGGACGCTTTCGGTGAAGATCGGGATGCGGATCGCCCGCCCTCCGGCTTCAGCCAGGATGTCTTCCGGAAGACCTTTGGTCTCCTTGCCGAACACCAGAAAATCCCCTTTTTGATAGTCGACACTTGTGTAGCTGTTTCCGGCCTTCTTCGAAGTGTACCAGAAACGGGCTCGTGGATAAGCGGCCTGCAGTGTCGGGAAGTCATCCCATCGCCGCAGCTGTACGGCAGGCCAGTAATCCAGTCCGGCTCGTTTCAGGTAACGGTCGTCGAGGGAAAAACCGAGCCTGCCGACCAGATGCAGGTGGATGCCGGTCGCGGCGCAGAGGCGGGCGATGTTGCCGGTGTTCGGCGGGATCTCCGGCTCGATCAGGACGATGTGGAGAGGTGGCTGTTTCATGGTGGGGGACTATAGCACAAAGTCGAACAGGCCGGGAGATGGACCTGAATCAATGACTTGTACTCTCTGTCGACAAGGGACTCACCGATCCTGGGTGAAGAAAAAGGGGGACCCGTTCGGGTCCCCCTGGATTACGCAGGGATCAGTCGTCGTCACCGTTCCAGCTTTCGGAACCATGACATTGGATGCTCGAACATTTGCCGTTTGCATAGCTGCCGACCCTGGTTGATCCCCCGCCGATGGTGGCGGCCGGACTGGTTTCAAAGGCCGGAGTGGTCAGGTCGCCGAAGTGGTTGTCCATTTTGGCGGTGTTGTGGCAGACGGTGCAGGCGAAGCCTTCCCGGATATGTTTGGAATGTTTTCCGGAATTGTAGCTGTTGTATTCGCCGGTCCCGGACGCGTGGCAGCTGGTACACTGGCTGTTGACCGCAATCGAGCCGGACCACCAGTCGGGCGTGGTCTTGCCGCCGTGACAGCTGATGTTGCTGCACTGACCGTTCTGATTGTCGGTCGCCGTGGCGTTTTTCGAATCATACGCGGCCGGGAAACCGAGATCTACCTGGCCGTTATGGTCGCGACCGGTGTGACAGACCGAGCAATCGGTGCCGACGCCCGGCAGGGCCTTGTGGGCGGCATGGGCACCGGCGGTATTGGGTGCCGTGCTCCCGTTCGGCGGTTGCCCGTGGCAGGCCGTGCAGTCACTGTAGTCGGACCCGCCGCCACCGGCGTTGCCGGCCGGCAGGGCGTCGGCAATCGCCTGGACCTCGGTGGCGGAGAGGGTTGCGAGGAAGCCCATGCCGCCGGTGTTACCGTCGATGGCATTCTGGATGTCGGTGGCGGTGCGGCCCGGCTTGCTGGTGCTGGCGAGGCTGCCGTGACATCCGGCGCAGTTGCTGCTGTAGAGGGCGGCACCGTCAACCGGTCCCGGGGTCGGAGCCGGGGAAGCGGGCAGGGCGTCGGCGATCGCCTGGACCTCGGTGGCGGAGAGGGTTGCGAGGAATCCCATGCCGCCGGTGTTGCCGTCGATGGCGTTCTGGATGTCGGTGGCGGTGCGGCCCGGTTTGCTGGTGCTTGCGAGGCTGCCGTGACACCCGGCGCAGTTGCTGCCGTAGAGGGCGGCGCCGTCAACCGGTCCCGGGGTCGGAGCCGGAGGAGCCGGCAGGGCGTCGGCAATCGCCTGGACCTCGGTGGTGGAGAGAGTGGCGAGGAAACCCATGCCGCCGGTGTTGCCGTCGATGGCATTCTGGATGTCGGTGGCGGTACGGCCCGGTTTGCTGGTGCCGGCCAGGTTGCCGTGACATCCGGCGCAGTTGCTGCCGTAGAGGGCGGCGCCGTCAACCGGTCCCGGGGTCGGAGTCGGAGGAGTCGGTAGGGCGTCGGCAATGGCCTGGACCTCGGTGGCGGAGAGGGTGGCGAGGAAACCCATGCCGCCGGTGTTGCCGTCGATGGCATTCTGGATGTCGGTGGCGGTACGGCCCGGTTTGCCGGTGTTGGCGAGGTTGCCGTGACATCCGGCGCAGTTGCTGCCGTAGAGGGCGGCGCCGTCAACCGGTCCCGGGGTCGGTGCCGGAGGAGCCGGCAGGGCGTCGGCAATCGCCTGAATCTCCGCGGTGGTCAGGTTGCCGAGATAGCCCATGCCGCCGCGGTTGGTGTCGATGGCTCCCTGGATGTCAGCCGCGGTGCGGCCCGGTTTGCTGGTATTGGCCAGGTTGCCGTGACAGCCGGCGCATTCGTTGTTGTAAAGGGCGATGCCGTCGGGCGGCAGGGTCGGGTCAACCGGGGGGGCTGCCGGCAGAGCATCGGCGATTGCCTGCACTTCCTGCATCGTCAGGTTGCTGAGATAGCCCATGCCGCCGGTATTGCTGTCGATGGCGGCCTGGATCTGGGTTGAGGTACGGCCCGGTTTGACGGTGTTGGCAAGGTCGCCGTGACACCCGGCGCAATTGGCACCATAGAGTGTCGTACCGTCGGCAGGCATGGACCCACCATTATTGCCGCCGCCATTGCCGCTGCCGTTGCTGTTGCCGGCCAGCGCGTCAGCGATGGACTGCACCTCGGTCGCGGTGAGACTGCTGAGAAAATTCATGCCGCCGGTGTTGTTGTCGATGGCCGCCTGGATGGCCGCCGCGCCGCGTCCGGCTTTGCTGCTGGTGTCGAGGCCGCCGTGACATCCGGCGCAATTGTTCGCATAGAGGGTTGTTCCGTCGGCAGGCATGTTTCCGCCATTATTGCCGCTGCCGTTACCCGGGGGCGTGGCGCCGCCGGGGTTGTCGAGATAACCGGTCAGTGCGGTCAGTTCATCGGCGGTCAGATGGCGGTTGTTGTGTCCACCGCTGATCTTGGCCTGGGCTTTGGTTCCCTTGCCGGTCAAATCCATGGTGCCGCCGTTGCCGATGTTATGGCACATGGAACAGTTGTCGGTGAACACGGTCCGGCCGTCAACGGGCGGCATATTGCTGTTGGCATCCTGCCTTTTCTGCACGTAATTGCGAACGACCTGCTGCAGTTGACCCTTCATCAGGTTCAGGTCGGAGGCGAACTGAGCGCGGTCGAAATGCCCGCCGTTGCCCTGCATGTGGGAGCGGGTTTTCTGCACCAGGTTCTGGACCTGGTCAACAGTGGAATGGACCAGGTCGTTCAAATGGAGGGGTTCGGTGAGGGTCGGGTCCGTCGCCAGTTGAGCGGCGAGACTGGTGAACTCACCGCTGTTCAGCATCCCTTTTACCGCCTGACCCATGTCCTGGAGGACTTCAAAATTGGCGGCCGAATTGGCTTCAGCCGGCCCCATGTCAAAATTCCCGGTCGCGACCATGAAGGCGTTGAGAGCCATGTTGGCGCGCAGCTTTTCCAGCCTGCTGTCGGGAACCTGGCCTTTGACGTTGTCCAGACCCAGCATCGGGTTGCTGTAGATCTGGTTTTTATCAACCTGGAAGCCGGCATCGGTCAGCAGTTTGGCGACCTCGGTTTCATTCATGCCGTTGGCGACCAGGGTGGTCATCGGGCTGACAACAATCTGTCCGACATCTTCAGGCAGAACCTTGCGTTTCAGCATTCCTTCGAAGGGGGCACTGACGTGGGTGCCGCGTTGACTGATTTTCAGCCGCACCGTTGAGCCCGGAGTCAGCGCCCTGGGGAAGGTGAACTGCCCCTGGTCGTCGGAGGGCGTGGATGCCGGTTGGAGAATCCTGCCGTCAGCCGAAATTTCTTCGAAGACGGCGCCGACGATGTACGGATCGACGGCGATACCGCTGGTGACGCCGCCGGTTACCGGCGTGCTGCCGGTGGCAGATGATCCGCCATCACTGCCGCAGGCGGCGAGGATGAGGGTGGCCAATGCGGCCAGAATGAGTGTTGCCAATCGTCTTGACATGATCAAAAAGCTCCTTTCAGGATACTTGCCGGCGGACAGATCAAAGTCTGTCCGGATGAAGTTCAGGCTAAAGCTCCCCGTTTCATGAGCAAGGATCCGGCCTGAAAATGGGCTGCCGCGTGTTTCGTGCGGGCAAACGCAGACGATTGCTTTCAGATCAACTTTGGCTGACTGTGCGCATTGACAGGCAAAGTGTCGCGGTTCGCGCAGCGGAAGGTTTCATGGTTTTGATCCATGACCGGATCTGTTATGAATTTCAGGGTGTTGGCCGGGGGCGGTGGAAAAGGTGGTGGTCAGGAGCAGAAGATGGGTGAACAGGAATGTTTGGTGAACAGCAGACGGGTGAACAGGTGAACGTGGAAAGTCTTCAAATAATAACGTTTTTTGGCGATGCTGATGGCGGCGGAATGACGGTTGTCCGTCGTCCGGAAGAGGCGGGAGAAGAAATCGGGGGTGGCCCCTGACGGAACCACCCCCGTGAATGTCAGGACTGGCTGGCCTTGAGCGCCTGGTCGAGATCTGACAGGATGTCGTCGATATCCTCGATGCCGACCGAAACGCGGACGAAATCGGCGGTTACGCCGGCCGCTTCCTGCTCTTCGGCTGAAAGCTGCTGGTGGGTGGTGGTCGCCGGGTGAATAACCAGGGTCTTGGCGTCGCCGATGTTGGCCAGGTGACTGGCGAGCTTGACATTGTCGATGAATTTCGCACCGGCTTCGGCGCCGCCCCTGATACCGAAACCGAGGATCGCGCCCTGCCCCTTCGGCAGGTACTTGCGGGCGCGGTCATAGTCGGGATGGCTTTCCAGACCCGGGTAGTTGACCCAGGAAACACAGGGATGGCCATCGAGAAATTTAGCCACTGCCAGGGCGTTTTCGCAATGGCGCGGCATCCGTACATGCAGGGTTTCCAGCCCCTGAAGGAACTGGAAAGCGTTGAACGGCGACAGGCAGGGTCCCATGTCGCGCAGCAGGGTGAGGCGCATCTTCAGGATGTAGGCGAGTTCACCGAGCGCCTCGTGGTAAACCAGACCATGATAGCTGGGGTCCGGAGTGGTGTATTCAGGGAACCGGCCGCTTGACCAGTCGAATTTTCCGCTGTCAACCACCGCGCCGCCGATGCTGGTGCCGTGTCCGCCGATGAACTTGGTCAGTGAATAGCAGACGATGTCGGCGCCGTGTTCGATGGGACGGAACAGGACCGGGGTGGCGACAGTATTGTCGACGATGAACGGCAGGCCGTTGTCGTGGGCAATGGCGGCCAGGGTTTCGAAGTCATCG
The genomic region above belongs to Geothermobacter hydrogeniphilus and contains:
- the leuS gene encoding leucine--tRNA ligase, which encodes MQERYDAGAIEQKWQAHWEKTGAFKAEMDPSRPKYYLLEMFPYPSGRIHMGHVRNYSIGDVVARFKALQGFNVLHPMGWDAFGMPAENAAIQHGTHPARWTWENIDNMRSQLRKMGLSYDWSREFATCDEEYYRWEQLIFLRMLERGLAYKKSSTVNWCPTCRTVLANEQVEDDCCWRCDSEVEGKELEQWFFKITDYAQELLDEIDNLKGWPDSVLTMQRNWIGRSVGCEINFPLEGSEKSIRVFTTRQDTLYGATFMSLAPEHPMAAELVTAEHEQEVAAFIAKVRKQDKNKRTADDYEKEGVFTGSYCVNPVSGRRMPVFLANFVLMDYGTGAVMAVPTHDQRDFEFARKYDLPLVVVIQPEGDALVPEQMEAAWTGSGRLVNSDRFDGLDNEAAKEQIADYLTAEGIGKATVNFRLRDWGVSRQRYWGTPIPIIYCDDCGTVPVPEKDLPVVLPQDVELTGEGGSPLARTESFTAVPCPQCGKTARRETDTFDTFVESSWYFARYASPREQEAPLDKEQVKYWLPVDQYIGGVEHAVMHLLYARFFTKILRDLKFVEGGFNEPFTNLLTQGMVCMETRSCPEHGWLYPEQVADGKCSQCGQPAVVGRTEKMSKSKMNVVDPDHLIARYGADTARLFSLFAAPPEKDLEWNEQGVEGCYRFLNRVWRAVFDHVELLRQAGEPEDLPGAPRDLRRQTHRTIKKVTEDVDGRFHFNTAIAAIMELVNAIYAFKQAQQAPGVMKEALETVVRLLNPFVPHIAAELWCCLGHDEELNSLGWPAWDEAALVEEQKQIVVQVNGKVRGKVLVAADADQASVEQAALKEDNVARFLEGKTVRKVIVVPGRLVNVVAN
- the rpsT gene encoding 30S ribosomal protein S20, which gives rise to MANHKSALKRNRQNQIRNARNTHIRSTMRTLVKQVRTAVAAGDPEAAQASLAKAVPYIDKAATKGVIHKATASRKISRLTRLVNAMSAS
- the lptE gene encoding LptE family protein; its protein translation is MKFVPVRALLLGALLLCLLAAGCGYRFRGQGNSLPGGVHSVYIEMFVNRTTEPFLENRLTNAVTRRFARKREVEVAAHRSGAEAVLSGEITVYETEPISYDRNDKVTEYRSIMTVTVVLSRLDSGKTLWKGTLSWSEEYLADADKAIQDDRELAAEVQISDRLSDEILSHLLENF
- the holA gene encoding DNA polymerase III subunit delta — encoded protein: MKTAELRQALEKGSCPPLICLFGEETFRRDQVLQMIIDRVVPEDARDFNLAVFQGKEASGQAMLEQLQTLPVFSPRRLVLVKDFSAVPAAESEKLLDYLVAPLSETILVLVADKIDRRRKFFQVFGKKGVLIEFKPLYPNQIPAFVEQQVLAAGKRMTEDAMAFFCRRVGTNLQEIHGELEKLCSYLGDRNLVDVDDVRAVVSDIRADSVFDLTNALGKKQTSEALRLLGRLLADGMAPVLVLSMMVRHFRQLWKTSELLAQGGGRKDIAAAIRVNPYFVDGLIRQARQFRTAQFEAWFELFLEADLKLKSSGSNPRAILEALVMKLAT
- a CDS encoding response regulator, encoding MSAFKVLIVEDSPTMRQLIVFALKRIRGLQISEANDGVDGLKKLSAERFDLIFTDINMPIMDGLKLVSLVRNDPGYKDVPIVIITTEGANEDRERALALGANEYITKPIQTTKIMDAARRLLPLTV
- a CDS encoding tRNA (cytidine(34)-2'-O)-methyltransferase; protein product: MKQPPLHIVLIEPEIPPNTGNIARLCAATGIHLHLVGRLGFSLDDRYLKRAGLDYWPAVQLRRWDDFPTLQAAYPRARFWYTSKKAGNSYTSVDYQKGDFLVFGKETKGLPEDILAEAGGRAIRIPIFTESVRSLNLSTAAGIVAYEALRQLGMTAG
- the murJ gene encoding murein biosynthesis integral membrane protein MurJ; the encoded protein is MTDRQQITRSTGILGAATGLSRIGGLVRDVVVAGLFGAGFATDAFFMAFTIPNLLRRFFAEGSLTAAFVPTYSEIYHLQGEDEARRVANICWTLLTLVMAVVVAAGIFASPWLVGAIGHGFAATPGKLALTDMLNRLMFPYIFFVSLLALATGILNVRGHFFLPAVSPLVLNLSMITSGLLFSGWCDPPILSLAFGVILGGLLQLLMQIPVLRRHRQLPKPDFHFFDPAVRKITRLMIPGLFGVAIYQVNVIITRLLASFLPEGSVSYLYYGQRLFEFPQGIFIVSLAQAVLPTLSRQAAENDRPALAESVRFALMLMLVGILPATVGLILCAEPVYSLFFMRGQFGSNAVHQSALALAAYAPGLLCVGFSRVLAPTFYALKDTRTPVLISFWTLLINVGLGLLLMGPMRHVGLALALSVASLFNALLLGGVLLRRLPELNLRPMLPALMKLIVPVMVMGLAVWSILGSVDWLQPGNLLHKGVVLTLAVTAGLLLYGGGCLLFRVEGADRVGEIIRRKLFRGKG
- the infA gene encoding translation initiation factor IF-1, giving the protein MAKEEAIEVEGEVVEPLPNAMFRVKLENGHVVLAHISGKMRKYYIRILPGDRVTVELSPYDLTRGRITYREK